A window of Thermus tengchongensis contains these coding sequences:
- the cobT gene encoding nicotinate-nucleotide--dimethylbenzimidazole phosphoribosyltransferase, translating into MNHEILHAAQMRLERLTKPPRSLGRLEGVALRLAALQGRVQPELGPGAVVVAAADHGVVAEGVSAYPQEVTRQMVLNFLRGGAAINQLAAVADCRVYVLDVGVKGELPDHPGLLRRKVRPGTGNLAREAAMTLEEAEKALEAGREAARLAIAEGATLLAAGDMGIGNTTAASALTAALLGLPPERVVGRGTGVGEEGLKRKREAVAKALARLRPGMGPLEVAAEVGGLELLAIAGVYLEGYRAGLPLVLDGFPVSAGALLAWRLEPGLKENLFAGHLSREPGHRPILEALGLEPLLDLDLALGEGTGAVLAMPLLRAAARILHMATFEEAGVSDRL; encoded by the coding sequence ATGAACCACGAAATCCTGCACGCAGCCCAAATGCGCTTGGAGCGCCTCACCAAGCCTCCCCGCTCCCTGGGCCGGCTGGAGGGGGTGGCCCTTAGGCTGGCCGCCCTCCAGGGAAGGGTCCAGCCGGAGCTGGGGCCCGGGGCGGTGGTGGTGGCCGCCGCCGACCACGGGGTGGTGGCGGAGGGGGTCTCCGCCTACCCCCAGGAGGTCACCCGCCAGATGGTCCTGAACTTCCTCCGGGGCGGGGCGGCCATCAACCAATTGGCGGCGGTGGCGGACTGCCGGGTCTACGTCCTGGACGTGGGGGTCAAGGGGGAGCTCCCCGACCACCCCGGGCTCCTGAGGCGCAAGGTGCGCCCCGGCACGGGAAACCTGGCCCGGGAGGCGGCCATGACCCTGGAGGAGGCGGAAAAGGCCCTGGAGGCGGGCCGGGAGGCCGCCCGTCTGGCCATCGCGGAAGGGGCCACCCTGCTGGCGGCGGGGGACATGGGCATCGGCAACACCACCGCGGCCAGCGCCCTCACCGCGGCCCTTCTGGGCCTCCCCCCGGAGAGGGTGGTGGGCCGGGGCACGGGGGTGGGGGAGGAGGGCCTAAAGCGCAAGCGGGAGGCGGTGGCGAAGGCCCTTGCCCGCCTGCGCCCGGGGATGGGACCCTTGGAGGTGGCCGCGGAGGTGGGGGGCTTGGAGCTTTTGGCCATCGCCGGGGTGTACCTGGAAGGGTACCGGGCGGGGCTTCCCCTGGTCCTGGACGGGTTTCCCGTTTCCGCGGGGGCCCTTTTGGCCTGGCGGCTGGAGCCTGGCCTAAAGGAAAACCTCTTTGCCGGGCACCTCTCCCGGGAGCCGGGGCACCGGCCCATCCTCGAGGCCCTGGGGCTGGAACCCCTCTTGGACCTGGACCTGGCCCTGGGGGAGGGGACGGGGGCGGTGCTGGCCATGCCCCTCCTCCGGGCTGCGGCCCGCATCCTGCACATGGCCACCTTTGAGGAGGCGGGGGTTTCCGACCGCCTTTAG
- a CDS encoding HoxN/HupN/NixA family nickel/cobalt transporter, whose protein sequence is MSGLELLAVALGMRHGVDPDHLAAIDGVSRLRPSPWNGVLFALGHGAVVTLLAFPAATLLAQVDLEALHLSVWLLLLVAGVNLYRLLRPREEVPARLPIPNPLLLGLLFGLGFETASQLSALALTAELSPLRLGLFFTLGMLLVDGVDGLLASRLQNLAQNSSKAQRASRFLGWAVVALALGLVLAEVGGVDLEALSLPLGLGLFALLVSLRLYALRPA, encoded by the coding sequence ATGAGCGGCCTCGAGCTCTTGGCCGTGGCCTTGGGGATGCGCCACGGGGTGGACCCTGACCACCTGGCGGCCATAGACGGCGTTTCCCGCCTGCGCCCCTCACCTTGGAACGGGGTCCTCTTCGCCTTGGGGCACGGGGCTGTGGTCACCCTTTTGGCCTTTCCCGCAGCCACTCTCCTAGCCCAGGTGGACCTAGAAGCCCTGCACCTTTCCGTTTGGCTCCTCCTCCTGGTGGCGGGCGTGAACCTCTACCGGCTCCTACGCCCACGGGAGGAAGTTCCGGCGAGACTCCCCATCCCCAACCCTCTCCTTTTGGGCCTCCTCTTCGGCCTGGGCTTCGAGACGGCCAGCCAGCTTTCCGCTCTGGCCTTGACAGCGGAGCTCTCCCCCTTGCGGCTCGGGCTCTTTTTCACCTTGGGCATGCTCCTAGTGGACGGGGTGGACGGCCTCCTGGCGAGCCGCCTGCAGAACCTGGCCCAAAACTCCTCCAAGGCCCAGCGGGCTAGCCGCTTTCTAGGCTGGGCTGTGGTGGCCTTAGCCTTGGGCCTGGTGCTGGCCGAGGTGGGGGGTGTGGATCTCGAGGCCCTAAGCCTTCCCCTAGGCTTAGGACTTTTCGCCCTTCTGGTTTCCCTGCGCCTTTACGCCCTGCGCCCAGCATGA
- a CDS encoding cobalt-precorrin-5B (C(1))-methyltransferase: MSHPYPPPRDKRGSRIGFTTGANAAAAAKAAALALLGEPPREVDIWLPAGWRQRFVVSRLEPRKEGFLAGLIKDAGDDPDVTHGAEIQAYVTFASADTLEGGEGVGVVTKPGLGVPVGEPAINPVPRRMIWQAVREVTDRPLRVVIAIPGGEELARKTLNPRLGILGGLSVLGTTGVVKPYSTSAFRMSVVQAVGVARANGLLEIAATTGGRSERFAMRLLPHLPEMAFIEMGDFVGDVLKAAKKVGIEVVRVVGMIGKVSKMADGKTMTHAAGSEVNLPLLLRLLREAGAGSRALKEAEGAATARRFLEIALEEGLDGFFLNLTRLAQERLQAYIGPRPLVSVALTDFEEGRCLAAWPDREVYRG; encoded by the coding sequence ATGAGCCACCCTTACCCACCCCCTAGGGACAAACGGGGAAGCCGCATCGGCTTCACCACGGGGGCCAATGCCGCTGCAGCAGCCAAAGCAGCCGCCTTAGCCCTTCTAGGAGAACCGCCCCGGGAGGTGGACATCTGGCTTCCCGCAGGCTGGCGGCAGCGCTTCGTCGTCTCCCGGCTGGAGCCGAGGAAAGAGGGCTTCCTGGCCGGGCTCATCAAGGACGCGGGGGACGACCCAGACGTAACCCACGGGGCGGAGATCCAGGCCTACGTTACCTTTGCCAGCGCCGACACCCTGGAGGGAGGGGAGGGTGTAGGGGTGGTGACCAAACCGGGCTTAGGGGTGCCGGTGGGCGAGCCTGCCATCAACCCCGTGCCCCGGCGGATGATCTGGCAGGCGGTGCGGGAGGTAACGGACCGCCCCTTGCGGGTAGTCATCGCCATTCCCGGAGGGGAGGAGCTGGCCCGAAAGACCCTGAACCCCAGGCTAGGGATCCTAGGGGGGCTTTCCGTCCTGGGAACCACCGGGGTGGTAAAGCCCTACTCCACCAGCGCCTTCCGCATGAGCGTGGTCCAAGCGGTGGGGGTCGCCCGGGCCAACGGGCTTCTGGAGATTGCCGCCACCACCGGGGGGAGGAGTGAGCGCTTTGCCATGCGCCTCCTCCCCCACCTTCCGGAGATGGCTTTCATTGAGATGGGGGACTTCGTAGGGGATGTGCTCAAAGCGGCCAAGAAGGTGGGGATCGAGGTGGTGCGTGTGGTGGGAATGATCGGGAAAGTATCCAAGATGGCCGACGGCAAGACCATGACTCACGCCGCGGGGAGCGAGGTCAACCTCCCCCTCCTCCTCCGCCTGCTAAGGGAGGCGGGGGCTGGTAGCAGGGCTCTCAAGGAGGCTGAGGGCGCGGCCACCGCTCGCCGTTTTTTGGAAATTGCTCTGGAGGAGGGGCTCGATGGGTTCTTCCTCAACCTCACACGCCTGGCCCAGGAGCGGTTGCAGGCCTACATCGGTCCCAGGCCTTTGGTGAGCGTGGCCCTCACGGACTTCGAGGAGGGGCGGTGCCTCGCCGCCTGGCCCGATCGGGAGGTTTACCGTGGATGA
- a CDS encoding precorrin-8X methylmutase produces the protein MDELVRKRQNPAHQLTPKGRAIEEESFRIVDEEAGPHGFSPWEWPIVRRMIHATADFEYKDLTRFRPGAVEAGLEALKGGARILVDARMIACGLNPERLRIFGNEVVELLSHPEVVARAQTTGGTRAETAVAYAEEKGLLQGAIVGVGNAPTFLLALVEAIRRGARPALVLGMPVGFVNVAEAKRALMEAPVPWIVTEGRKGGSTLVVAALHALIRLAADGGVDTSRTLRGG, from the coding sequence GTGGATGAGCTTGTCCGGAAACGGCAAAACCCCGCTCACCAGCTCACCCCTAAGGGGCGGGCCATCGAAGAGGAAAGCTTCCGCATTGTGGACGAGGAGGCCGGCCCCCATGGGTTCTCCCCCTGGGAGTGGCCCATCGTTAGGCGGATGATCCACGCCACCGCAGACTTCGAGTACAAGGACCTCACCCGCTTCCGCCCGGGAGCTGTGGAGGCGGGCCTGGAGGCCCTGAAGGGAGGGGCGAGGATCCTGGTGGATGCCCGCATGATTGCCTGCGGCCTCAACCCTGAAAGGCTACGCATCTTTGGCAACGAGGTGGTGGAGCTTCTCTCCCACCCCGAGGTGGTGGCCCGCGCCCAGACCACAGGAGGCACCCGGGCCGAGACCGCCGTGGCCTACGCAGAGGAGAAGGGCCTCCTGCAAGGGGCCATCGTGGGGGTGGGCAACGCCCCTACCTTCCTCCTGGCCCTGGTGGAAGCCATCCGCCGGGGGGCTAGGCCCGCCCTGGTCCTGGGGATGCCCGTGGGGTTCGTGAACGTGGCCGAGGCCAAACGGGCTCTCATGGAAGCCCCGGTGCCCTGGATCGTCACGGAGGGGCGCAAGGGTGGGTCCACCTTGGTGGTGGCTGCCCTCCACGCCCTAATCCGCCTGGCCGCGGACGGTGGGGTGGACACCTCCCGCACCCTGAGGGGAGGGTAG
- the cbiE gene encoding precorrin-6y C5,15-methyltransferase (decarboxylating) subunit CbiE, with product MAGVYLIGLGARGREGLSLAASRRVAEAEVLVGGRRHLAAFPEHPGEKMPLGDLEAALDLAAKRVAEGKRVAFLASGDPLFFGMGRKVLARFPEAEIYPAPTAFQEAFARLRLPWDEARFFSVHGRPLAGVLLEASLSRLSVVYTDPENTPARVAEALLAMGARGFRAYVAERLGEEGERVRGFGSLEEVAKEAFQDPNVLILEANGPLPPRLGFFRDELFEQRTPKRGLITKREVRLLALGLLALPPDGILWDIGAGTGSVGLEAARIAPWGWIYAVEKNPESWPHILENARRFGVHNLTLVRGEAPGALKGLPAPHGVFVGGSGGELPSILEESLLALRPGGRLVVAALTLENLSTAYGFLRGTGLPLEGIQVQANRLVPTGPYFRLEAQNPTLLLAVTKEGG from the coding sequence ATGGCCGGGGTCTACCTCATCGGCCTGGGGGCTCGGGGGCGGGAGGGCCTGAGCCTGGCCGCTTCCCGCAGGGTGGCCGAGGCTGAGGTGCTGGTGGGGGGAAGGCGGCACCTGGCGGCTTTTCCTGAGCATCCTGGGGAGAAGATGCCCCTGGGGGATTTGGAAGCCGCCTTGGACCTGGCGGCCAAGCGGGTGGCCGAGGGGAAGCGGGTGGCCTTCCTGGCCTCGGGGGATCCCCTTTTCTTCGGCATGGGCCGGAAGGTCCTGGCCCGGTTTCCCGAGGCAGAGATATACCCCGCCCCCACGGCTTTCCAGGAGGCCTTTGCCCGGCTGAGGCTTCCCTGGGACGAGGCCCGCTTTTTTTCCGTGCACGGAAGGCCCCTGGCGGGAGTCCTCCTGGAGGCAAGCCTTTCCCGCCTCAGCGTGGTCTACACCGATCCGGAGAACACCCCAGCCCGGGTGGCCGAAGCCCTCCTGGCCATGGGGGCCCGGGGCTTCCGGGCCTACGTGGCCGAGCGGTTGGGGGAAGAGGGGGAGAGGGTGAGGGGTTTCGGGAGCCTGGAGGAGGTGGCGAAGGAGGCCTTTCAGGACCCCAATGTGCTCATCCTCGAGGCCAACGGACCCCTTCCTCCTCGGCTCGGTTTCTTCCGGGACGAGCTGTTCGAACAGCGGACCCCGAAGCGGGGCCTCATCACCAAGCGGGAAGTACGGCTCCTGGCCTTGGGCCTCCTGGCCCTTCCCCCGGACGGGATCCTTTGGGACATCGGAGCGGGAACGGGTAGCGTGGGGCTCGAGGCCGCCCGGATTGCCCCTTGGGGATGGATCTATGCGGTGGAGAAGAACCCGGAGTCCTGGCCTCATATTCTGGAAAACGCCCGCCGGTTCGGGGTCCACAACCTCACCCTAGTCCGGGGGGAGGCCCCTGGGGCCCTAAAGGGCCTGCCTGCCCCCCACGGGGTCTTCGTGGGGGGCAGCGGAGGGGAACTGCCCAGCATCCTGGAGGAAAGCCTCCTGGCCCTAAGGCCCGGAGGCCGCCTGGTGGTGGCCGCCCTTACCCTGGAAAACCTCTCCACCGCCTACGGTTTCCTGCGGGGCACAGGGCTTCCCCTGGAGGGCATCCAAGTGCAGGCGAACCGCTTGGTGCCCACAGGCCCCTACTTCCGGCTGGAGGCGCAGAACCCCACCCTGCTGCTGGCGGTGACCAAGGAGGGAGGATGA